From the Halalkalicoccus sp. CGA53 genome, one window contains:
- a CDS encoding oligopeptide/dipeptide ABC transporter ATP-binding protein translates to MTDEPLLSVSGLEKHYPITEGLLRREVGRVRAVDGIDLEVRRGETLGLVGESGSGKTTAALSLLRLEEPTAGEVHFDGEEVTTYGERELLRFRRRAQLVLQDPDSAFNPRMTVGRAVGEPLALHGLHDRAERRAVVEDALERVGLDPEAADRYPDTFSGGERQRIAIARALVLTPDLIVADEPVSALDGRVRSRVLSLLSDIQAEFDLSLLFVSHDIDVVSRFCDRVAVMYLGEIVERGPTGEVLSDPKHPYTRLLVDSVPNLDPTDPAPETAESVVEPDPADPPSGCSFHPRCPVVIPPPDLVISDERWRALVDLGIRLEAGEGDPERPAASFVVGSENGTGEMREALGLPESLEDDRLESALSESLAALEAGETGRAREALAEVLTSVCKREEPSLGEGDAPRPVACHRYDPAVEGEPIERWD, encoded by the coding sequence ATGACCGACGAACCGCTGCTCTCGGTCAGCGGGCTGGAGAAACACTACCCGATCACGGAGGGGCTGCTCAGACGCGAAGTCGGACGGGTGCGGGCGGTCGACGGGATCGACCTGGAGGTCCGTCGCGGCGAGACCTTGGGGCTGGTCGGCGAGTCCGGGAGCGGCAAGACTACCGCAGCGCTCTCCTTGCTTCGGCTGGAGGAGCCGACCGCCGGCGAGGTCCACTTCGACGGCGAGGAGGTCACCACCTATGGCGAACGCGAGCTACTCCGGTTCAGACGCCGGGCGCAGCTCGTCCTCCAGGACCCCGACTCCGCGTTCAATCCGCGGATGACCGTCGGGCGTGCGGTCGGCGAGCCGCTCGCACTCCACGGGCTTCACGACCGAGCCGAGCGTCGTGCGGTCGTCGAGGACGCCCTCGAGCGGGTCGGCCTCGATCCGGAGGCGGCCGACAGGTACCCCGATACGTTCTCCGGCGGGGAACGCCAACGGATCGCCATCGCCCGGGCGCTCGTGCTCACGCCCGACCTGATCGTCGCGGACGAACCGGTGAGTGCGCTCGACGGCCGGGTCAGATCACGAGTCCTCTCGCTGCTCTCGGATATCCAGGCGGAGTTCGACCTCTCGTTGCTGTTCGTCAGCCACGACATCGACGTCGTCAGTCGGTTCTGTGACCGCGTCGCGGTGATGTACCTCGGCGAGATCGTCGAACGTGGTCCTACCGGAGAGGTGCTCTCGGACCCGAAACACCCCTACACGCGCCTGCTCGTCGACTCCGTTCCGAACCTCGATCCGACCGACCCGGCGCCCGAAACCGCCGAGAGCGTCGTCGAGCCCGATCCCGCCGACCCACCCAGCGGCTGTTCGTTCCACCCGCGGTGTCCGGTCGTGATCCCACCGCCGGATCTCGTCATCTCCGACGAGCGGTGGCGGGCGCTCGTCGACCTCGGGATCCGACTCGAAGCGGGTGAGGGGGACCCGGAACGGCCGGCCGCGTCGTTCGTGGTCGGTTCCGAGAACGGTACCGGTGAGATGCGCGAGGCGCTCGGACTCCCGGAGTCCCTCGAAGACGACCGGCTCGAATCGGCGCTCTCCGAGAGTCTGGCGGCGCTGGAGGCGGGCGAGACGGGACGCGCGCGCGAGGCGCTCGCGGAGGTCCTCACGAGCGTCTGTAAACGCGAGGAGCCGTCGCTCGGGGAAGGCGACGCGCCGAGACCCGTCGCCTGCCACAGATACGACCCGGCGGTCGAGGGCGAGCCGATCGAGCGATGGGACTGA
- a CDS encoding thiamine pyrophosphate-binding protein has protein sequence MRPPSSGASLFVEILERYGVTHLFGNPGTTELPILEALADSDVEYVLALHEDVAVGMAAGYASTRRYHSHHDSAVLPVGIVNLHLIGGLSHGLGNLYNARTMGTPLVVTAGDYARTARHEEPILSGDLVALARPFTKWSTEVRDVEALPAVMRRAFRIALTPPTGPVFVSLPLDVLTAETTAAPERLGPIPNAGRGDPGQIELAADLLAEAEEPLLVVGDGVARAGYRAIDAAREFAEAAGARVYGELYASEIAFPTDHPQWISYLPLANDDLARELLDTDTIVFVGCSTNDTFLRRGGDLVGSETTCVHVTDTGTGIGKNQPADAAIVGDPGLVMADLARLLSERLPDDDRADRRYRIVDEKPALVERLSPPTPPEPEEGLLSKPDLVDALRDAFPDAYVVDEGLTAKMVLLARWHLAPERYLSNKGLCLGYGLPASIGAALAERQVSDPLPVVGFVGDGSYLYYPQAVYTAVRYGVDLTVVVPDNRNYRILKNNYRRFFAGERLDALGGLDFDPPVDIAANAGSQGADALSVRTPEELDAALRSARETPGPAVLDVRVQD, from the coding sequence ATGAGACCACCTTCGTCCGGAGCCTCGCTCTTCGTCGAAATCCTCGAGCGGTACGGCGTGACCCACCTCTTCGGGAACCCCGGAACGACCGAACTGCCGATCCTCGAGGCACTGGCCGACAGCGACGTCGAGTACGTCCTGGCGCTCCACGAGGACGTCGCGGTCGGGATGGCCGCCGGCTACGCCAGTACCCGACGGTATCACTCCCACCACGATTCGGCCGTACTACCCGTGGGGATCGTCAACCTCCACCTGATCGGCGGGCTCTCACACGGGCTCGGCAACCTCTACAACGCGAGGACCATGGGCACTCCGCTCGTCGTCACCGCCGGTGACTACGCACGGACGGCCCGCCACGAGGAACCGATACTCAGCGGTGACCTCGTCGCGCTCGCACGACCGTTCACCAAGTGGAGCACCGAGGTACGGGACGTCGAGGCGCTCCCGGCCGTCATGCGTCGAGCGTTCCGAATCGCCCTGACGCCACCGACAGGACCGGTCTTCGTGAGCCTCCCGCTGGACGTCCTGACGGCCGAGACGACCGCCGCTCCGGAGCGGCTCGGCCCGATCCCGAACGCCGGTCGGGGTGACCCCGGGCAGATCGAACTGGCCGCGGACCTGCTCGCCGAGGCGGAGGAGCCACTCCTCGTGGTGGGTGATGGCGTCGCCCGTGCCGGATACCGGGCCATCGACGCCGCACGCGAGTTCGCGGAAGCCGCTGGCGCCCGTGTCTACGGCGAACTCTACGCGAGCGAGATCGCGTTCCCGACCGACCACCCACAGTGGATCTCGTACCTGCCGCTGGCGAACGACGACCTCGCTCGCGAGCTGTTGGACACCGATACGATCGTGTTCGTCGGCTGCTCGACGAACGATACGTTCCTTCGACGAGGGGGTGACCTCGTCGGATCGGAGACGACGTGCGTCCACGTCACGGACACGGGAACGGGGATCGGGAAGAACCAGCCCGCGGACGCTGCGATCGTCGGCGATCCCGGTCTGGTGATGGCCGACCTCGCACGCCTGCTCAGTGAACGGCTTCCGGACGACGATCGAGCCGATCGTCGGTACCGTATCGTCGATGAGAAACCGGCGCTCGTCGAGCGGTTGTCGCCCCCGACGCCGCCGGAACCGGAAGAGGGGCTCCTCTCGAAACCAGACCTAGTGGACGCGCTCCGGGACGCGTTCCCGGACGCGTACGTCGTGGACGAGGGGCTGACGGCGAAGATGGTGCTCCTCGCGCGGTGGCACCTCGCCCCGGAACGCTACCTCTCCAACAAGGGGCTCTGTCTGGGGTACGGTCTCCCCGCCAGTATCGGGGCCGCGCTCGCGGAGCGACAGGTTTCCGATCCGCTCCCGGTCGTCGGCTTCGTCGGCGACGGTTCGTACCTCTACTACCCCCAGGCGGTCTACACGGCCGTCCGGTACGGGGTGGACCTGACGGTCGTCGTCCCCGACAACCGGAACTACCGGATCCTCAAGAACAACTACCGCCGGTTCTTCGCGGGGGAGCGACTCGACGCGCTCGGCGGACTCGACTTCGACCCGCCGGTCGACATCGCGGCCAACGCGGGGAGTCAGGGCGCAGACGCCCTCTCCGTTCGAACCCCGGAGGAACTGGACGCGGCACTTCGCTCCGCCCGCGAGACGCCGGGACCGGCCGTCCTCGACGTTCGGGTCCAGGACTGA
- the thsB gene encoding thermosome subunit beta — protein MSQRMRGQPMIIMGDDAQRVRDRDAQEFNIRAARAVAEAVRSTLGPKGMDKMLVDSMGSVTITNDGVTILKEMDINNPTAEMIIEVAETQEDEAGDGTTTAVAVTGELLKNAEDLLEQDIHPTAIIKGFHLASERAREEIDDVAIEVDTEDEEILRKVAETSMTGKGAELNKEHLAQLIVDAVSQVTVETDDGENVVDLEFVEIETQTGRSAGESSLLNGAIVDKEPVHDDMPTDFEDASILLLREPIEVEEADVDTQVNIESPDQLQQFLDSEEQQLREKVEQIKATGADVVLCQKGIDDLAQHFLAKEGILAVRRAKKSDLEFLKEVLDASIVTDLDDVSEADLGHGSVEYDEQEGLFSIEGEDSHGVTLLLYGSTDHVVDELERGITDALEVVAQTVSDGRVLPGGGAVEVELARRVRDYADSVSGREQLAVEAFADSLELVPRVLAENSGQDPIDTLVDLRAAHEGGDERAGLNVFTSSVEDTFEAGVVEPAHAKEQALSSATEAANLVLKIDDIISAGDLSTEGDGDDEDMDMGGMGGGMGGMGGMGGMGGAM, from the coding sequence ATGAGTCAGCGAATGCGAGGCCAGCCCATGATCATCATGGGGGACGACGCACAGCGTGTACGGGACCGCGACGCCCAGGAGTTCAACATCCGGGCCGCACGAGCGGTCGCCGAGGCGGTTCGCTCGACGCTCGGGCCGAAAGGGATGGACAAGATGCTCGTCGACTCGATGGGATCGGTCACGATCACCAACGACGGCGTGACCATCCTCAAAGAGATGGATATCAATAACCCGACGGCCGAGATGATCATCGAGGTCGCAGAAACTCAGGAGGACGAGGCCGGCGACGGCACGACGACCGCCGTGGCAGTGACGGGCGAACTCCTGAAGAACGCCGAGGACCTCCTCGAGCAGGACATCCACCCGACGGCGATCATCAAGGGCTTCCACCTCGCCAGCGAGCGCGCACGCGAGGAGATCGACGACGTCGCGATCGAGGTCGACACCGAGGACGAGGAGATCCTCCGGAAGGTCGCAGAGACCTCCATGACCGGTAAGGGGGCCGAACTCAACAAGGAACACCTCGCACAGCTGATCGTCGACGCGGTCAGCCAGGTCACCGTCGAGACCGACGACGGCGAGAACGTCGTCGACCTCGAGTTCGTCGAGATCGAGACGCAGACGGGTCGCTCGGCGGGCGAGTCGTCGCTGCTCAACGGCGCGATCGTCGACAAGGAGCCGGTCCACGACGACATGCCGACCGACTTCGAGGACGCCTCGATCCTGCTGCTGCGCGAGCCGATCGAGGTCGAGGAGGCCGACGTCGACACGCAGGTCAACATCGAGAGCCCCGACCAGCTCCAGCAGTTCCTCGACAGCGAGGAACAGCAGCTGCGGGAGAAGGTCGAACAGATCAAGGCCACCGGCGCGGACGTCGTCCTCTGTCAGAAGGGAATCGACGACCTCGCCCAGCACTTCCTCGCGAAGGAGGGCATCCTGGCGGTTCGCCGCGCGAAGAAGTCCGACCTCGAGTTCCTGAAGGAGGTCCTCGACGCCTCGATCGTCACCGATCTCGACGACGTGAGCGAGGCCGACCTCGGCCACGGCTCGGTCGAGTACGACGAGCAGGAGGGCCTGTTCTCCATCGAGGGCGAGGACAGCCACGGCGTCACGCTGCTGCTCTACGGCTCGACCGACCACGTCGTCGACGAGCTCGAGCGCGGGATCACCGACGCGCTCGAGGTCGTCGCCCAGACGGTCTCGGACGGGCGCGTGCTCCCGGGCGGCGGCGCCGTCGAGGTCGAACTCGCCCGCCGCGTCCGTGACTACGCCGACTCCGTCTCCGGCCGCGAGCAGCTCGCCGTCGAGGCGTTCGCCGACTCGCTCGAGCTCGTCCCGCGCGTGCTCGCCGAGAACTCCGGTCAGGACCCGATCGACACGCTGGTCGACCTCCGGGCCGCGCACGAGGGCGGCGACGAACGCGCCGGCCTGAACGTCTTCACCTCCAGCGTCGAGGACACCTTCGAGGCGGGCGTCGTCGAGCCGGCCCACGCGAAGGAGCAGGCGCTCTCTTCGGCCACGGAGGCCGCCAACCTCGTCCTGAAGATCGACGACATCATCTCCGCCGGCGACCTTTCGACCGAGGGCGACGGCGACGACGAGGACATGGACATGGGCGGAATGGGCGGCGGCATGGGTGGAATGGGCGGTATGGGTGGAATGGGCGGCGCTATGTAG
- a CDS encoding minichromosome maintenance protein MCM, whose protein sequence is MASAENTQLVDTFEEFYRSYYRDAIGTLAQRYPNEQRSLYVEWDDLYRFDRDLADDYRNQPEQLQRYAEEALRLYDLPVDVSLGQAHVRLRGLPEATGIRDIRAHHVNTLVEVRGIVRKATDVRPKIQQAAFECQRCGTLTRIPQTGGSFQEPHECGGCERQGPFRINFDQSEFIDAQKLRIQESPEGLRGGETPQSVDVHIEDDVTGEVAPGDHVRATGILHLEQQGNDREKSTMFDLYMDGVSVEAEEEQFEDMDITAEDKQAIVELSEDPGIYDEMVASIAPNIYGHDGAKLAMVLQLFSGVTKHLPDGSRTRGDLHMLLIGDPGTGKSQLLQYIREIAPRSVYTSGKGTSSAGLTAAAVRDDFGDGQQWTLEAGALVLADRGIAAVDELDKMRPEDRSALHEGLEQQQISISKAGINATLKARCSLLAAANPKYGRFDQYEPIGEQIDLEPALISRFDLIFTVTDQPDPEEDRLLAEHILKTNYAGELNTQRTELNSPDITREEVDAVTEEVAPAIEADLLRKYIAYAQQTCYPRMTDESREAIRDFYVDLRSKGADDDAPVPVTARKLEALVRLAEASARVRLSDTVKKEDADRVIEIVRSCLQDIGVDPETGEFDVDVIETGRSKTQRDRVKGIKGIIRELQDEYEEGAPMEEVLSQAETAGIEESKAEHEIQKLRDKGEIYSPNKDHLRVV, encoded by the coding sequence ATGGCCAGCGCCGAGAACACACAGCTCGTCGACACGTTCGAGGAGTTCTACCGGAGCTACTACCGCGACGCGATCGGCACGCTGGCACAGCGCTACCCGAACGAACAGCGCTCGCTCTACGTCGAGTGGGACGACCTCTACCGGTTCGACCGCGACCTCGCCGACGACTACAGGAACCAGCCCGAACAGCTCCAGCGCTACGCCGAGGAGGCGCTCAGGCTCTACGATCTGCCGGTGGACGTGAGCCTCGGGCAGGCACACGTCCGGCTTCGCGGGCTCCCCGAGGCGACGGGAATCAGGGATATCCGCGCCCACCACGTCAACACGCTCGTCGAGGTGCGTGGGATCGTCAGAAAGGCGACCGACGTCCGCCCGAAGATCCAGCAGGCCGCCTTCGAATGCCAGCGATGTGGCACGCTCACCCGCATCCCCCAGACGGGCGGGAGCTTCCAGGAGCCCCACGAGTGCGGCGGCTGCGAGCGACAGGGACCGTTCCGGATCAACTTCGATCAGTCGGAGTTCATCGACGCGCAGAAACTGCGGATCCAGGAGAGCCCCGAGGGACTGCGCGGCGGGGAGACCCCCCAGAGCGTCGACGTCCATATCGAGGACGACGTCACCGGCGAGGTCGCCCCGGGCGACCACGTCCGGGCGACCGGGATCCTCCACCTCGAACAGCAGGGCAACGACCGGGAGAAGTCGACGATGTTCGACCTCTACATGGACGGTGTCTCGGTCGAAGCGGAGGAAGAGCAGTTCGAGGACATGGACATCACGGCCGAGGACAAACAGGCGATCGTCGAACTCTCGGAGGACCCCGGAATCTACGACGAGATGGTCGCCTCGATCGCGCCGAACATCTACGGCCACGACGGGGCGAAGCTCGCGATGGTGTTACAGCTCTTCTCGGGGGTCACCAAACACCTCCCCGACGGCTCGCGCACGCGCGGGGACCTCCACATGCTCCTGATCGGCGATCCGGGTACCGGAAAGTCACAGCTCCTGCAGTACATCCGCGAGATCGCCCCCCGGTCGGTCTACACCTCGGGGAAGGGGACGTCCTCGGCGGGGCTCACGGCCGCCGCCGTGCGCGACGACTTCGGCGACGGCCAGCAGTGGACGCTCGAGGCGGGCGCGCTCGTCCTCGCGGACCGGGGGATCGCCGCGGTCGACGAGCTAGACAAGATGCGACCCGAGGACCGCTCGGCGCTCCACGAGGGGCTCGAACAGCAGCAGATCAGCATCTCGAAGGCGGGCATCAACGCGACGCTCAAGGCCCGGTGTTCGCTGCTCGCCGCGGCGAACCCCAAATACGGGAGGTTCGACCAGTACGAGCCGATCGGCGAGCAGATCGATTTAGAGCCCGCGCTGATCTCCCGGTTCGACCTGATCTTCACCGTCACCGACCAGCCCGACCCGGAGGAAGACCGCCTGCTGGCCGAACACATCCTGAAGACGAACTACGCGGGCGAGTTGAACACCCAGCGGACGGAGCTCAACTCGCCGGACATCACCAGGGAGGAGGTCGACGCCGTCACGGAGGAGGTCGCTCCGGCGATCGAGGCGGACCTGTTGAGAAAGTACATCGCCTACGCCCAGCAGACGTGTTACCCGAGGATGACCGACGAGTCCCGCGAGGCGATCCGGGACTTCTACGTCGACCTCCGCTCGAAGGGCGCCGACGACGACGCGCCGGTGCCGGTCACCGCCCGAAAACTAGAGGCGCTCGTCCGCCTCGCCGAGGCCTCCGCACGCGTGCGCCTCTCGGACACGGTGAAAAAGGAGGACGCCGACCGCGTCATCGAGATCGTCCGCTCGTGCCTACAGGATATCGGCGTCGACCCCGAGACCGGTGAGTTCGACGTGGACGTGATCGAGACGGGCCGCTCGAAGACCCAGCGCGATAGGGTGAAGGGGATCAAGGGGATCATCCGCGAACTCCAGGACGAGTACGAGGAGGGCGCGCCGATGGAGGAGGTGCTCTCGCAGGCGGAGACGGCGGGCATCGAGGAGAGCAAGGCCGAACACGAGATCCAGAAACTGCGGGACAAGGGCGAGATCTACTCGCCGAACAAGGACCACCTGCGGGTCGTCTGA
- a CDS encoding transcription initiation factor IIB, whose protein sequence is MCGEAICPDCSGRVDDSGRERICSECGLVVSEHWIDYGPNWRSGEDGDRGRHTGAPLTRSRHDRGLSTTIGYGGEVRLTGRKRRLVARMRREHGRAQCRSKAERNQRDVFCEIRQLTDTLGLPDDVRDEACDLFRKAQREDIVRGRSLEGFAAATVYAACRVAGLPRPAEEVVEASKASTAELTAAYNALNREVGLATGPVDPRRYLPNFASTLELSPSVESRAHGLVSDAQEATLVGGRNPCGVAAACLWVAACEDGTRLTQTDAAGVADVSTATIRSTVDTLRESKMTRV, encoded by the coding sequence ATGTGTGGTGAAGCGATATGTCCCGACTGCTCCGGCCGGGTCGACGACAGCGGTCGCGAGCGGATCTGTAGTGAGTGCGGTCTCGTCGTTTCGGAGCACTGGATCGATTACGGCCCGAACTGGCGCTCGGGCGAGGACGGCGACCGCGGTCGGCACACCGGCGCACCGCTCACGCGCTCGCGTCACGACCGCGGGCTCTCGACGACCATCGGCTACGGGGGCGAGGTGCGACTGACGGGTAGAAAGCGACGGCTCGTCGCGCGGATGCGCCGCGAACACGGCCGGGCTCAGTGCCGGAGCAAAGCCGAGCGGAACCAGCGCGACGTCTTCTGCGAGATTAGACAGCTCACGGACACGCTCGGGCTCCCAGACGACGTCCGCGACGAGGCGTGTGACCTCTTTCGCAAGGCACAGCGCGAGGACATCGTCCGCGGTCGCTCGCTCGAGGGGTTCGCAGCCGCCACGGTCTACGCCGCCTGCCGGGTCGCCGGCCTCCCTCGGCCCGCCGAGGAGGTGGTCGAAGCGTCGAAGGCCTCGACGGCCGAACTCACCGCGGCGTACAACGCGCTCAACCGCGAGGTCGGCCTCGCGACCGGCCCCGTCGATCCGCGCCGGTATCTGCCGAACTTCGCGAGCACGCTCGAACTCTCCCCCTCGGTCGAGTCCCGCGCACACGGACTCGTGAGCGACGCCCAGGAGGCGACGCTCGTCGGCGGCCGCAACCCATGTGGCGTCGCCGCCGCCTGTCTCTGGGTCGCCGCCTGCGAGGACGGCACTCGACTCACACAGACCGACGCCGCCGGCGTCGCCGACGTCTCGACTGCCACGATCAGATCGACGGTCGACACGCTCCGCGAGTCGAAGATGACGAGGGTGTGA
- a CDS encoding HIT family protein, which yields MVSIFSQIVDGEIPARVVHEDETTFAFLDANPLAPGHTLVIPKEEYERLNDVPEDVAADLYATIHRLIPAVEEAVDAPATTVAFNNGEVAGQEVPHVHCHIIPRFEGDGGGPIHAVAGESPALSDEELDEIADRIAD from the coding sequence ATGGTAAGCATCTTCAGCCAGATCGTCGACGGCGAGATCCCCGCGCGGGTCGTCCACGAGGACGAGACGACGTTCGCGTTCCTCGACGCGAACCCGCTCGCTCCCGGTCACACGCTCGTGATTCCGAAAGAGGAGTACGAACGCCTCAACGACGTCCCCGAGGACGTCGCGGCCGATCTCTACGCGACGATCCACCGACTGATCCCCGCGGTCGAGGAGGCCGTCGACGCCCCGGCGACGACCGTCGCGTTCAACAACGGCGAGGTCGCCGGCCAGGAGGTCCCGCACGTCCACTGCCACATAATCCCCCGGTTCGAGGGCGACGGCGGTGGCCCGATCCACGCGGTCGCGGGCGAGAGCCCCGCCCTCTCGGACGAGGAACTCGACGAGATCGCGGACCGGATCGCGGACTGA
- a CDS encoding uracil-DNA glycosylase: MAEFPDTRNVLEPGCARCPHLVETRECISWGTGPLDSRIVVVGEAPGTGTPEADRWKGGNWTGMAYTARHSGRVIRDLMESAGYPDAYYTNAVKCFPPNGEGSNREPTEEELATCRAHLVTEIEQVEPDVIVPTGRHATESLLALDGQSLDGFLDHVLDPIDCTALSTPLLPVLHPSYQNVWIPRLGYDLAGYRAALKAELDAICAGG, encoded by the coding sequence ATGGCCGAGTTCCCCGATACGAGGAACGTGCTCGAACCCGGCTGTGCCCGCTGCCCGCACCTCGTAGAGACCCGGGAGTGTATCTCGTGGGGGACCGGCCCGCTCGATTCGCGGATCGTCGTCGTCGGCGAGGCACCCGGTACGGGAACGCCCGAGGCCGACCGCTGGAAGGGCGGCAACTGGACCGGGATGGCCTACACCGCCCGCCACTCCGGGAGGGTGATCCGGGACCTGATGGAGTCGGCGGGGTATCCCGACGCCTACTACACGAACGCGGTGAAGTGTTTTCCACCTAATGGCGAGGGATCGAACCGCGAGCCAACGGAAGAAGAACTCGCGACCTGCCGGGCCCACCTCGTGACCGAAATCGAGCAGGTCGAACCCGACGTGATCGTTCCGACGGGGAGACACGCCACGGAATCGCTGCTCGCGCTCGACGGTCAGAGCCTCGACGGGTTTCTGGATCACGTCCTCGACCCGATCGACTGTACAGCGCTCTCGACGCCGCTTCTTCCGGTTCTCCACCCCTCATACCAGAACGTCTGGATCCCGCGGCTGGGCTACGATCTCGCGGGATATCGGGCGGCGCTGAAGGCCGAACTCGACGCGATCTGTGCGGGCGGGTAA